One Devosia lacusdianchii genomic window carries:
- a CDS encoding MBL fold metallo-hydrolase produces the protein MVQRRDVVAGMATLPLVALGTGMLTTAWAQESAVLDGDVLSTSGGDVTIHPVDHASLLLGFGEEVIYVDPVGGAARYEGLPPPTAILITHGHGDHFDIPTLEAIAGTAPILTSQEVFDKLPEALKANATAVANGGSGDLNGIPVAATTAHNTTADRMKYHPVGVGNGYLITFGDKVVYVAGDTEPTPEMLALTGIEVAFLPMNLPYTMTPEQAVEAINTFKPAIVYPYHYGESDLSVLEGGVGADTEVRLRDWYALS, from the coding sequence ATGGTACAGCGTCGCGATGTGGTTGCCGGCATGGCAACCTTGCCGCTGGTGGCCCTGGGCACCGGCATGCTGACCACGGCTTGGGCACAGGAGAGCGCAGTGCTGGACGGAGATGTTCTTTCGACCTCTGGCGGAGATGTAACCATCCATCCCGTCGACCATGCCAGCCTGCTGCTCGGTTTTGGTGAGGAGGTCATCTATGTCGATCCGGTCGGCGGAGCCGCCCGGTACGAGGGCCTGCCGCCGCCGACGGCCATCCTCATCACCCACGGTCATGGCGACCACTTCGACATTCCGACGCTCGAAGCCATCGCCGGCACGGCGCCGATCCTCACCAGCCAGGAGGTTTTCGACAAGCTGCCCGAGGCACTCAAGGCCAATGCGACCGCCGTCGCCAATGGCGGATCGGGCGACCTCAACGGCATCCCCGTCGCGGCCACTACGGCGCATAACACCACTGCGGACCGCATGAAGTACCACCCCGTCGGCGTCGGCAATGGCTACCTGATCACCTTTGGCGACAAGGTGGTCTATGTAGCCGGCGATACCGAACCGACACCCGAAATGCTGGCGCTTACCGGTATCGAGGTCGCCTTCCTGCCAATGAACCTGCCCTATACCATGACGCCCGAGCAGGCCGTCGAGGCTATCAATACGTTCAAGCCCGCCATCGTCTATCCCTACCACTATGGCGAAAGCGACCTTTCGGTGCTTGAAGGCGGGGTTGGTGCCGATACCGAAGTGCGGCTGCGCGACTGGTATGCGCTGAGTTGA
- the rplU gene encoding 50S ribosomal protein L21 gives MTFAVIKTGGKQYKVAANDILKIEKLDAEAGTIVTFDQVLMVGDEVGAPLIEGALVAAELLETKKQKTVIIFKKNRRHNYRRRNGHRQLLSTVRITEILTGGAKPTIKAAGVAAPTETVVSGKPAKVRAAAKAAAATETKAPAAKKAAAPKAAAAAETAEAPAKAPAKKAETKAAPKQAAAETTEAAAEKPAKKAPAKKAAPKADKE, from the coding sequence ATGACTTTTGCCGTGATCAAAACCGGTGGCAAGCAGTACAAGGTTGCCGCCAACGACATTCTCAAGATTGAAAAGCTCGACGCCGAAGCCGGCACGATCGTCACCTTTGACCAGGTGCTGATGGTTGGCGACGAAGTCGGTGCTCCGCTGATCGAAGGCGCGCTCGTCGCTGCCGAACTGCTCGAGACCAAGAAGCAGAAGACGGTCATCATCTTCAAGAAGAACCGTCGCCACAATTATCGTCGCCGCAACGGCCACCGCCAGTTGCTGTCGACCGTGCGCATCACCGAGATCCTGACCGGCGGCGCCAAGCCGACGATCAAGGCCGCTGGCGTTGCTGCACCCACCGAAACCGTAGTCTCGGGCAAGCCTGCCAAGGTCCGCGCTGCCGCTAAGGCAGCCGCTGCAACGGAAACCAAGGCCCCGGCTGCCAAGAAGGCTGCCGCGCCCAAGGCCGCTGCCGCTGCGGAAACCGCCGAAGCTCCGGCCAAGGCACCCGCCAAGAAGGCTGAGACCAAGGCCGCACCGAAGCAGGCTGCTGCTGAGACCACCGAAGCCGCCGCTGAAAAGCCGGCGAAGAAGGCCCCGGCCAAGAAAGCCGCGCCCAAGGCCGACAAGGAATAA
- the rpmA gene encoding 50S ribosomal protein L27, whose product MAHKKAGGSSRNGRDTAGRRLGVKKFGGEAVIAGNIIIRQRGTKWHPGTGVGLGKDHTIFALVDGKVAFRTRANSQVFVSVDPAEAAE is encoded by the coding sequence ATGGCACACAAAAAAGCAGGCGGTTCATCCCGCAACGGTCGTGATACCGCTGGCCGTCGTCTTGGCGTCAAGAAGTTCGGCGGCGAAGCTGTAATCGCCGGCAACATCATCATCCGCCAGCGCGGCACCAAGTGGCATCCCGGCACCGGCGTTGGCCTGGGCAAGGATCACACCATTTTCGCGCTCGTCGACGGCAAAGTCGCGTTCCGAACCCGTGCGAATTCGCAAGTTTTCGTTTCCGTCGACCCGGCGGAGGCCGCCGAATAA
- a CDS encoding GNAT family N-acetyltransferase, protein MDSLKDRLPAALHTDRLVLTTPTMAHAPAIAQLANNRRIHEVMSRLPFPYSEEDARLFIEEIVPGPNELCYAILLGGETFVGIVGLTFAETTPPELGYWLGEPFWGKGYATEAAAAVVAAARKAGIPVLRSRALFANSGSRNVLRKVGFAEVGETIDSQGTLAGQRLAQMRLEFGR, encoded by the coding sequence ATGGACAGCCTCAAGGACCGCCTCCCCGCCGCGCTTCATACCGACCGCCTGGTGCTGACCACCCCGACCATGGCGCATGCCCCGGCAATCGCCCAGCTCGCCAATAATCGGCGCATCCACGAGGTTATGTCGCGCCTGCCGTTTCCCTATTCGGAAGAAGACGCGCGGCTCTTTATTGAAGAGATCGTGCCAGGCCCGAACGAGCTTTGCTACGCCATCCTGCTGGGCGGCGAGACCTTTGTGGGCATTGTTGGCCTGACATTTGCCGAAACGACACCGCCCGAGCTGGGTTACTGGCTGGGCGAGCCGTTCTGGGGCAAGGGCTACGCCACCGAAGCGGCGGCGGCTGTCGTCGCTGCGGCGCGTAAGGCCGGTATTCCAGTGCTGCGATCGCGCGCGCTCTTCGCCAATTCCGGCTCCCGGAACGTTCTGCGCAAAGTTGGGTTTGCCGAGGTCGGCGAGACCATCGACAGTCAGGGCACTCTCGCCGGGCAGCGCCTGGCGCAGATGCGGCTGGAGTTCGGGCGATGA
- a CDS encoding Type 1 glutamine amidotransferase-like domain-containing protein — translation MRLYLSSYRLGNATEQLLHLMGNGRRVGIIPNALDLIPADDRERYRLTTYDPAAEFLRLGLEAETLDLRDHFGRGGLDQILPRYNLIWVLGGNSFVLRRAMAQSGFDQAIAAALSDDLLVFGGFSAGAVVATPTLRGIELIDDPRPVPPGYAEPILWDGLGLVDFSIVPHVDSDHPETELAASSAAHLAKHRMPYRTLRDGEVIIRDGVHIRLVDARGEIGPC, via the coding sequence ATGAGGCTCTACCTGTCGTCCTACAGACTGGGCAACGCCACCGAACAGTTGTTGCACCTGATGGGGAATGGAAGGCGCGTCGGTATTATTCCCAACGCGCTCGACCTCATCCCTGCCGACGACCGAGAACGCTATCGGCTAACCACCTATGACCCGGCCGCGGAGTTTCTCCGGCTGGGGTTGGAGGCCGAAACGCTCGACTTGCGGGATCATTTTGGCAGGGGTGGCTTGGACCAAATACTGCCCCGCTACAACTTGATCTGGGTTCTGGGCGGCAACAGCTTCGTGCTGCGCCGCGCCATGGCCCAGAGTGGCTTTGATCAGGCGATAGCGGCAGCCTTGTCCGATGACCTCCTGGTCTTTGGCGGCTTCAGCGCTGGCGCGGTCGTCGCCACGCCTACGCTGCGGGGGATCGAACTCATCGACGATCCTCGTCCAGTGCCGCCGGGCTACGCCGAACCAATCCTGTGGGATGGATTGGGCCTGGTCGACTTCTCCATCGTGCCGCACGTCGATTCCGACCATCCCGAGACCGAGTTGGCGGCAAGCTCGGCCGCCCACCTGGCCAAGCACCGGATGCCTTATCGTACCCTGCGCGATGGCGAGGTCATCATCCGTGATGGCGTCCACATTCGCCTCGTCGACGCGCGCGGGGAAATCGGCCCATGCTAG
- a CDS encoding GNAT family N-acetyltransferase: MLELHTRRLILRESTLDDAPCYALGVGEYDVAKFLTPVPYPYTLAMAIDWLRQAQPATPEQSMLIVELPGKGVIGCVSLINELGFWIARPHWNRGYASEAATALLDWHFAGTDHAMVKSSAHHNNTASLAVQKKLGFVPTGREMRFSQTLQHNVDHVVTSLTREAWQSRGMR, encoded by the coding sequence ATGCTAGAGTTGCACACACGACGGTTGATCCTGCGCGAGAGCACCCTCGACGATGCCCCTTGCTATGCCTTGGGCGTCGGTGAGTACGACGTGGCCAAATTCCTGACGCCGGTGCCTTATCCCTACACGCTCGCCATGGCGATCGATTGGCTGCGGCAGGCCCAGCCCGCCACACCCGAGCAATCCATGTTGATCGTCGAACTCCCGGGCAAGGGCGTCATCGGCTGCGTATCGCTGATCAATGAACTCGGCTTCTGGATTGCTCGTCCGCATTGGAACCGGGGCTATGCCAGCGAAGCTGCGACGGCCCTGCTCGACTGGCATTTTGCCGGGACAGACCACGCTATGGTCAAATCCAGCGCCCACCATAACAATACGGCATCGCTTGCCGTGCAGAAGAAGCTCGGCTTTGTGCCGACGGGACGAGAAATGCGCTTCAGCCAGACCTTGCAGCACAATGTCGATCACGTGGTGACCAGCCTGACACGGGAAGCCTGGCAATCGCGAGGCATGCGATGA
- a CDS encoding GNAT family N-acetyltransferase yields the protein MTLKQALPDTVVAARLTLRPPTDTDIADLMTLANNPNVIEHTATLAYPYRREDGEKFVATLDHADTPRSYAIANGDNRLMGVMLLKLAVGEAPELGYWLGEPYWGRGYASEAALALLDAAKGVAPLVSARVLAANPASIRVLEKVGFTVTERTVSVVARHAGKPIVIMHWRAS from the coding sequence ATGACACTGAAGCAGGCATTGCCGGACACAGTAGTCGCGGCGCGGCTGACACTGCGCCCACCAACCGATACCGACATCGCCGACCTGATGACATTGGCCAACAACCCCAATGTCATCGAGCACACGGCAACGCTCGCCTATCCCTATCGGCGCGAGGACGGCGAGAAGTTCGTCGCCACCCTCGACCATGCCGATACCCCACGCTCCTATGCCATCGCCAATGGCGACAACCGCCTGATGGGCGTGATGCTGCTCAAGCTGGCCGTGGGCGAGGCGCCCGAACTGGGCTATTGGCTGGGCGAGCCCTATTGGGGCCGAGGTTATGCCAGCGAAGCCGCCCTGGCCCTGCTCGACGCCGCCAAAGGCGTTGCTCCACTGGTATCGGCTCGCGTATTGGCGGCTAATCCTGCCTCGATCCGCGTGCTCGAGAAAGTGGGCTTCACCGTCACCGAGCGCACGGTCAGCGTCGTCGCCCGGCACGCCGGCAAACCCATCGTCATCATGCACTGGCGGGCATCATGA
- a CDS encoding GNAT family N-acetyltransferase, whose product MNVTLRTPRFVLRPAQTGDAEAIARYLNDFAVAGNLARVPFPYHLSDAKAWLRTRVPNLPVEETNFSIDLPGEGLAGHVGFHRGPLGPIIGYWLGQPFWNRGIMTEAVSACLDWFFAASTEPTLYSGVFHFNAASLAIQLKLGFTETGRSTLLCLARGAEVEHIDTKLTRSVWKARDK is encoded by the coding sequence ATGAACGTCACACTCCGCACGCCACGCTTCGTGCTGCGCCCGGCGCAAACAGGCGACGCCGAAGCGATTGCCCGCTATCTCAATGACTTCGCGGTGGCGGGCAACCTTGCGCGGGTGCCGTTCCCGTATCACCTGTCCGACGCCAAGGCGTGGCTGCGCACCCGCGTGCCCAACCTGCCAGTCGAGGAAACCAACTTTTCGATCGACTTGCCGGGCGAGGGTCTCGCCGGCCATGTCGGGTTTCATCGTGGACCGCTTGGGCCCATTATCGGCTACTGGCTGGGCCAGCCGTTCTGGAACCGTGGTATCATGACCGAGGCCGTCTCAGCCTGTCTCGACTGGTTCTTTGCAGCCAGCACCGAGCCAACGCTTTATTCGGGTGTGTTCCACTTCAATGCGGCGTCACTCGCTATTCAATTGAAGCTCGGATTTACCGAAACCGGACGCTCAACCCTGCTCTGCCTTGCGCGCGGCGCTGAGGTGGAGCATATCGACACCAAACTGACGCGCAGCGTCTGGAAGGCCAGAGACAAATGA
- the obgE gene encoding GTPase ObgE, with amino-acid sequence MKFLDQAKVYIRSGDGGAGAVSFLREKFVEFGGPNGGNGGRGGDIVVECVDGLNTLIDYRYQQHFKAKIGTHGMGKDRAGANGEPTVLRVPVGTQVFEDDNETLIADMTEVGQRVVLLSGGNGGFGNAHFKTSSNQAPRHANPGMPGVEKWIWLRLKLIADAGLVGQPNAGKSTFLAAVSAAKPKIAAYPFTTLHPNLGVVSIGERDFVLADIPGLIEGASEGVGIGDRFLGHIERCGVLIHLIDGTQDDVKHLYTSVRHELAAYDERLAKKPEIVVLNKVDAIDPDELKEKLKVLKKVSKQDVLLVSGVTGKGTDLVLYKVIETLDAEKAARLEAARRKIEPNWAP; translated from the coding sequence ATGAAATTTCTTGACCAGGCCAAGGTCTATATCCGCTCGGGCGACGGTGGCGCCGGCGCCGTCTCGTTCCTGCGCGAAAAGTTCGTCGAGTTCGGCGGTCCCAATGGCGGCAATGGCGGTCGCGGCGGCGATATCGTCGTCGAATGCGTCGATGGCCTCAACACCCTGATAGACTATCGCTACCAGCAGCACTTCAAGGCCAAGATCGGCACCCATGGTATGGGCAAGGACCGTGCGGGCGCCAATGGCGAGCCGACCGTGCTGCGCGTCCCCGTCGGCACTCAGGTGTTCGAGGATGACAATGAAACCCTCATTGCCGACATGACCGAGGTCGGCCAGCGCGTCGTGCTGCTTTCGGGCGGCAATGGCGGTTTCGGCAATGCCCATTTCAAGACCAGCTCCAACCAGGCACCGCGCCATGCCAATCCGGGCATGCCCGGGGTCGAGAAGTGGATCTGGCTGCGCCTCAAGCTGATCGCCGATGCGGGTCTGGTCGGCCAGCCCAATGCCGGCAAGTCCACCTTCCTGGCCGCTGTCTCCGCCGCAAAACCCAAGATCGCCGCCTATCCCTTCACCACGCTGCACCCCAACCTCGGCGTGGTATCGATCGGCGAGCGCGATTTCGTCCTGGCCGATATTCCCGGCCTGATCGAGGGCGCCAGCGAAGGCGTCGGCATTGGCGACCGGTTCTTGGGCCATATCGAGCGCTGCGGCGTGTTGATCCATCTGATCGATGGCACGCAAGACGACGTCAAGCATCTCTATACCAGCGTCCGCCATGAGCTGGCAGCCTATGACGAACGGCTGGCCAAGAAGCCGGAAATCGTTGTGCTCAACAAGGTCGACGCCATCGATCCCGACGAGCTCAAGGAAAAGCTCAAAGTGCTCAAAAAGGTCAGCAAGCAGGACGTGCTGCTGGTCTCCGGCGTCACCGGCAAGGGCACCGACTTGGTCCTCTACAAGGTCATCGAGACACTGGACGCCGAAAAAGCCGCCCGGCTTGAGGCCGCGCGCCGCAAGATCGAGCCGAACTGGGCCCCCTGA
- the proB gene encoding glutamate 5-kinase, whose amino-acid sequence MSANALAPYKRLTIKIGSALLVDNKGKLRAAWLADLAADIAALKADGRDVVIVSSGAIALGRGLLGLSAVSLTLEQSQAAASAGQIALSQAWAEALGSHQIVTGQILITPNITEERRYYLNARTTIATLLGLGAIPIINENDSVATAEIRYGDNDRLSARVATMIEADCLVLLSDIDGLYTAPPAKDPAAEHLPVVRAITPAIEAMAGGAASHLSRGGMTTKVEAGKIATLAGTAMIIAKGTESHPLRTLTAGGRHTLFHPAQSRAQARKRWIMGTLAVAGTLQVDAGAARALLTGKSLLPIGVTKVTGQFERGDAIAVLNSDGAEIARGLAGFDSEDARLVIGKRSDAVIELLGSGNRGAMVHRDNLVLVGSKEDSNERA is encoded by the coding sequence ATGAGCGCCAATGCCCTCGCGCCCTATAAGCGCCTGACCATCAAGATCGGCTCGGCCCTGCTTGTCGACAACAAAGGCAAGCTGCGCGCCGCGTGGTTGGCCGACCTTGCCGCCGACATCGCAGCGCTCAAGGCTGACGGCCGCGACGTGGTGATCGTGTCATCAGGTGCAATTGCGCTGGGCCGCGGATTGCTGGGGCTTTCCGCCGTGTCCCTCACGCTCGAGCAATCGCAGGCGGCCGCCAGTGCCGGTCAGATTGCCCTGAGCCAGGCCTGGGCCGAGGCTCTCGGCAGCCACCAGATCGTCACCGGGCAAATCCTGATCACGCCCAATATCACCGAAGAACGCCGCTACTACCTTAATGCGCGCACGACCATCGCGACGCTGCTCGGCCTGGGCGCCATCCCGATCATCAACGAGAATGACAGCGTCGCCACCGCAGAAATCCGCTACGGCGACAACGATCGCCTGTCGGCCCGTGTCGCCACCATGATCGAGGCCGATTGCCTGGTGCTGTTGAGCGACATTGACGGGCTCTACACCGCCCCGCCCGCCAAGGATCCCGCCGCTGAGCATCTGCCGGTTGTGCGCGCCATCACCCCCGCTATCGAAGCCATGGCCGGCGGCGCGGCGAGCCACCTCTCGCGCGGGGGCATGACCACCAAGGTCGAGGCCGGCAAGATCGCGACGCTCGCCGGCACGGCGATGATCATCGCCAAAGGTACCGAAAGCCACCCGCTGCGGACCCTTACCGCAGGCGGCCGCCACACCCTGTTCCATCCAGCACAAAGCCGCGCCCAGGCGCGCAAGCGCTGGATTATGGGAACGCTCGCCGTTGCAGGCACGCTGCAGGTCGACGCTGGCGCGGCCCGCGCCCTACTGACCGGCAAATCGCTATTACCCATCGGCGTGACCAAGGTCACCGGACAATTCGAGCGCGGCGACGCCATTGCCGTGCTCAACTCGGATGGCGCCGAAATCGCCCGAGGTCTGGCCGGCTTTGACAGCGAGGATGCGCGCTTGGTGATCGGCAAACGCAGCGACGCCGTTATCGAACTGCTCGGCTCGGGCAATCGCGGCGCCATGGTCCATCGCGACAATCTCGTGCTGGTGGGCAGCAAGGAGGACAGCAATGAGCGCGCTTGA
- a CDS encoding glutamate-5-semialdehyde dehydrogenase → MSALEADKSLTAIMAEIGRNARIGAKALALATPEQKRRALTVAAGAINAHRKAILAANAMDMQAAETKGISKAFLDRLLLTDARIDGIIEAVRTIAELPDPVGATIAEWDRPNGLHIERVRTPLGVIGVIFESRPNVTADAGALCIKSGNAVILRGGSDSFHSSKAIVECMLDGLHAAGLPVECLQLVPTTDRAAVGEMLKGLDGNIDVIVPRGGKTLVARVQDEARVPVFAHLEGLVHVFIDKSADLEKAVSITLNAKMRRTGVCGAAETLLVHQDAAQTHLKPIIDALIAKGCEIRGDTAVMSLIPTAKLATEEDWRTEYEDAIISVKIVDSVEAAIAHIERYSSHHTEAIISEDPASVEKFFNEIDSAILLHNASTQFADGGEFGFGGEIGIATGKMHARGPVGVEQLTSFKYRIRGNGQTRP, encoded by the coding sequence ATGAGCGCGCTTGAAGCGGATAAGTCCCTGACCGCCATAATGGCCGAGATCGGCCGCAACGCTCGCATCGGCGCCAAGGCCCTGGCTCTTGCCACGCCGGAGCAGAAGCGCCGCGCCCTGACCGTTGCCGCCGGCGCCATCAATGCGCATCGCAAGGCCATCCTCGCCGCCAATGCGATGGACATGCAGGCCGCCGAAACCAAAGGCATATCCAAGGCCTTTCTCGACCGCCTGCTGCTGACCGACGCGCGCATCGACGGCATCATCGAGGCGGTCCGGACCATTGCCGAACTGCCCGATCCGGTTGGCGCCACCATCGCCGAGTGGGACCGCCCCAATGGCCTTCACATTGAGCGCGTCCGCACGCCGCTCGGCGTCATCGGCGTCATCTTCGAGTCCCGCCCCAACGTCACGGCCGATGCCGGCGCGCTCTGCATCAAGTCGGGCAATGCCGTTATCCTGCGCGGCGGCAGCGACAGTTTTCACTCGAGCAAAGCCATCGTCGAATGCATGCTGGACGGCCTGCACGCTGCAGGCCTGCCGGTGGAATGCTTGCAGCTTGTCCCCACCACCGATCGCGCCGCCGTCGGCGAAATGCTCAAGGGACTTGACGGCAACATCGATGTCATCGTCCCCCGCGGCGGCAAGACGCTCGTCGCCCGCGTGCAGGACGAAGCCCGCGTGCCGGTCTTCGCCCATCTCGAGGGCCTGGTGCATGTCTTCATCGACAAGTCGGCCGATCTTGAGAAGGCGGTGAGCATCACCCTCAACGCCAAGATGCGCCGGACCGGCGTCTGCGGCGCCGCCGAGACACTTCTTGTGCATCAGGACGCGGCCCAGACCCATCTCAAGCCGATCATCGACGCCCTGATCGCCAAGGGTTGTGAAATCCGTGGCGATACCGCTGTGATGTCCCTCATCCCCACCGCAAAACTGGCCACGGAAGAGGACTGGCGCACCGAATACGAAGACGCCATCATCTCGGTGAAGATTGTCGACAGCGTCGAAGCTGCCATCGCCCACATCGAACGATATTCAAGCCACCACACCGAGGCGATCATCAGCGAAGACCCAGCCTCGGTCGAGAAGTTCTTCAACGAGATTGACTCGGCCATCCTGCTGCACAATGCCTCCACCCAATTCGCCGATGGCGGCGAGTTCGGCTTTGGCGGCGAGATCGGCATCGCCACCGGCAAGATGCATGCACGCGGACCAGTGGGCGTCGAGCAGCTCACCAGCTTCAAATACCGCATCCGCGGCAATGGCCAGACGAGACCCTGA
- a CDS encoding nicotinate-nucleotide adenylyltransferase — MTLRHPIRMSGITELPPSGAGMRIGLFGGSFNPIHEGHRLVIEETLRRLDLDAIWVLVTPGNPLKNHNDLAPLADRVLAARALLDHPRVRVTGFEAAHGFTYSWQTIRFLTQSMPDRRFVWIMGADNLVDFHRWERWQDIAAMVPMAVYVRPGSGRRAPVSLAASALSRWRVDEDDAPRLAALPPPAWVYLHGRQSPLSSSAIRARRQHVKSK, encoded by the coding sequence TTGACCCTGCGCCATCCCATCCGCATGTCAGGCATTACCGAACTGCCGCCCTCCGGGGCCGGTATGCGCATCGGCCTGTTCGGCGGCAGCTTCAACCCGATCCACGAGGGCCATCGCCTGGTCATCGAGGAGACGCTGCGCCGGCTCGACCTCGATGCCATCTGGGTGCTGGTGACGCCGGGCAATCCGCTCAAGAACCACAACGACCTGGCGCCGCTGGCCGACCGCGTCCTCGCCGCGCGGGCCCTGCTCGATCATCCGCGCGTGCGCGTCACCGGATTCGAGGCCGCGCACGGCTTCACCTATTCCTGGCAAACCATCCGCTTCCTCACCCAATCCATGCCGGACCGGCGCTTTGTCTGGATCATGGGTGCTGACAACCTGGTCGATTTTCACCGCTGGGAACGCTGGCAGGATATTGCCGCCATGGTGCCGATGGCGGTCTATGTCCGGCCCGGTTCGGGTCGCCGCGCCCCGGTATCTTTGGCCGCCAGCGCCTTATCGCGCTGGCGCGTCGATGAAGATGATGCGCCGCGCCTGGCCGCGCTGCCACCGCCCGCCTGGGTCTACCTGCATGGGCGGCAATCGCCGCTTTCGTCCTCGGCAATCAGGGCAAGGCGGCAACACGTTAAGTCAAAATGA
- the rsfS gene encoding ribosome silencing factor produces MIDVILDCLDDAKAEEIVAVDITGKSSLADHMVVASGRSQRHVGAVADQMVTALRDAGFGKPRIEGLPHCDWVLVDAGDVIVHIFRPEVREFYNIEKMWQADFAADAH; encoded by the coding sequence ATGATCGATGTGATCCTCGACTGCCTTGACGATGCCAAGGCCGAGGAAATCGTTGCCGTCGACATTACCGGCAAGTCCTCGCTGGCCGACCATATGGTCGTCGCCTCTGGCCGTTCGCAGCGCCATGTCGGCGCCGTGGCCGACCAGATGGTCACCGCCCTGCGCGATGCCGGCTTCGGCAAGCCGCGTATCGAGGGCCTGCCCCATTGCGACTGGGTGCTGGTGGATGCCGGCGATGTCATCGTCCACATTTTCCGCCCCGAAGTGCGCGAGTTCTACAACATCGAGAAGATGTGGCAGGCCGATTTCGCCGCCGACGCCCACTAG
- the rlmH gene encoding 23S rRNA (pseudouridine(1915)-N(3))-methyltransferase RlmH: protein MRIAIAAVGRMKAGPERELVARYLDRAVGGGKPLALTGFDVIELTESRASSSASRKADEAKALRAVLPDGIVVALDERGKSIGSEPFAQQIGRWRDDGRPAVSFIIGGADGIDPDLVKAADLVLSFSPMVWPHQLVRIMLAEQLYRTTTILSGHPYHRGD from the coding sequence ATGCGCATAGCGATCGCGGCTGTCGGCCGAATGAAGGCCGGGCCGGAGCGGGAATTGGTCGCCCGCTATCTCGATCGCGCAGTCGGCGGCGGCAAGCCGCTGGCCCTGACCGGTTTCGATGTCATCGAACTCACCGAATCGCGCGCCTCCTCCTCGGCCAGCCGCAAGGCTGACGAGGCCAAGGCCCTGCGCGCCGTCCTGCCCGACGGCATCGTGGTGGCGCTCGACGAGCGCGGCAAATCCATCGGCTCGGAGCCATTCGCTCAGCAGATCGGTCGCTGGCGCGACGACGGCCGCCCTGCCGTCAGCTTCATCATCGGCGGCGCCGATGGCATCGATCCCGACCTGGTCAAAGCCGCCGACCTGGTGCTGAGCTTCTCGCCCATGGTCTGGCCGCATCAACTGGTCCGCATCATGCTGGCCGAGCAGCTTTATCGAACCACCACAATCCTGAGCGGGCACCCGTACCACCGCGGCGATTGA
- a CDS encoding type II toxin-antitoxin system Phd/YefM family antitoxin, whose amino-acid sequence MEISVTNAKSQLTDLVRQAEAGGEVVLTRHGNPVARLVPIAPARLTPEKRRAVLESFLGIGKISDGDGTDAAHSQDFLYDENGLPK is encoded by the coding sequence ATGGAAATCTCCGTTACCAACGCCAAGAGCCAATTGACCGACCTCGTCCGACAGGCGGAGGCAGGCGGCGAGGTCGTGCTCACGCGGCACGGCAATCCAGTTGCTCGACTCGTGCCCATAGCTCCCGCACGGCTGACGCCGGAAAAACGTCGCGCGGTACTAGAATCCTTCCTTGGCATCGGCAAGATCAGCGACGGCGACGGCACCGACGCCGCCCACAGCCAAGACTTTCTCTACGACGAAAACGGCCTGCCCAAGTGA
- a CDS encoding type II toxin-antitoxin system VapC family toxin, translating into MIVVDTSALMAIINNEPMALACIAALENATILVISASTMSEALIVATGRGILPKMEDLFERMDFEIVPVDAATAKQMGKIYSSWGKGIHPAGLNFGDCFAYALAKDRNCPLLFVGNDFSQTDVVSAI; encoded by the coding sequence GTGATTGTCGTCGATACCTCGGCATTGATGGCCATCATCAACAACGAACCGATGGCATTAGCCTGTATAGCCGCGCTTGAAAACGCAACGATATTGGTGATCTCCGCTTCCACCATGTCTGAGGCCCTGATCGTCGCCACCGGGCGCGGTATCCTGCCTAAAATGGAGGACCTTTTCGAAAGGATGGATTTCGAGATCGTGCCCGTTGATGCCGCCACGGCAAAGCAAATGGGAAAAATCTACAGCTCCTGGGGCAAGGGCATTCACCCCGCTGGCCTCAATTTCGGCGATTGCTTTGCCTATGCCCTCGCCAAAGACCGCAACTGCCCTCTGCTCTTCGTCGGCAACGACTTCTCCCAAACCGATGTCGTCAGCGCGATCTGA